The Mytilus edulis chromosome 12, xbMytEdul2.2, whole genome shotgun sequence genome contains a region encoding:
- the LOC139498279 gene encoding uncharacterized protein has product MTSYILAFLLLLSYDYATGQCNFPCKAQKRLFDRLADNGDATGSQVKIDASTYTLSINGTEYKTDCVHRSGPFYVLRRTIDGVVSYICLKNSRFIISADFLVLFRTEWKPFPGNPTVCDVCTGKDYVDPELLNDVNTTDCKVVHVPGLGCNLPFVCPITDPKVDKRCTPCEPSEASDDGLCCA; this is encoded by the exons ATGACGAGCTATATACTTGCCTTTTTACTGCTTTTATCGTATG ATTATGCTACAGGTCAATGCAATTTCCCGTGCAAAGCGCAAAAAAGGCTCTTTGATCGGCTTGCAGATAATGGTGACGCTACTGGTTCTCAGGTAAAAATCGACGCGTCAACTTACACACTTTCTATAAACGGTACAGAGTATAAAACGGACTGTGTTCACCGATCTGGACCTTTCTATGTACTAAG acgTACTATTGATGGAGTAGTGTCTTATATTTGCCTGAAGAACTCGAGGTTTATAATATCTGCTGACTTCTTGGTCTTATTTAGAACAGAATGGA aGCCATTTCCTGGAAATCCAACTGTGTGTGACGTGTGCACCGGAAAGGATTATGTTGATCCGGAACTTTTAAACG ATGTGAATACCACTG ACTGCAAAGTGG TTCATGTACCTG GATTGGGTTGTAATCTTCCTTTTGTGTGTCCTATAACTGATCCGAAGGTAGATAAACGATGTACTCCATGCGAACCGTCTGAGGCTAGCGATGACGGTCTATGCTGTGCATAG